One region of Oryza sativa Japonica Group chromosome 10, ASM3414082v1 genomic DNA includes:
- the LOC136353805 gene encoding protein ACCELERATED CELL DEATH 6-like, with product ASYIKIQRESNSTQFLSVGLVLITTMAFGATFALPGGYIADDHANGGTPTLARAKQFQGFVMANTLAFFCSSLAVLSLVFAGTPTVELPMRYTHYNISIWLSLNAVGSLPIAFAIAVYIMITPVAAKTSPAVIVVILSVGILHSPSITEKFTKLLLVLCVRPGVLPVLRSSIFKVMLLMFWPLIVIIGWQEFSSMI from the coding sequence gcgtcatatattaaaatacagaGGGAGTCAAATTCGACGCAATTTCTCAGCGTTGGCTTGGTCTTGATCACGACGATGGCGTTTGGCGCCACTTTCGCGTTGCCAGGGGGTTACATAGCCGATGACCACGCCAACGGAGGAACGCCAACTCTAGCTCGAGCGAAGCAATTCCAAGGGTTCGTGATGGCAAACACGCTGGCCTTCTTCTGCTCGTCGTTGGCCGTCCTGAGCCTTGTGTTCGCCGGGACACCAACGGTAGAGTTGCCGATGCGCTACACGCACTACAATATCTCCATCTGGCTGTCTCTGAACGCGGTAGGATCCTTGCCAATAGCCTTTGCAATAGCTGTTTATATCATGATCACTCCGGTTGCTGCCAAGACCTCTCCTGCAGTCATCGTGGTGATTCTCTCGGTAGGGATCCTCCATTCCCCCTCGATAACCGAGAAATTTACTAAGCTTTTGTTGGTGCTATGTGTTAGACCAGGAGTATTGCCAGTGTTAAGATCTAGCATATTTAAGGTAATGTTACTCATGTTTTGGCCACTCATAGTTATCATTGGTTGGCAAGAGTTTTCATCGATGATTTGA